In Zunongwangia sp. HGR-M22, the sequence GAACCTGCACTCCTTTTTCTTTTGCTTTCTTCAATATATCCAAAGCTAATTCCTGCTTATCGTCTTCTACAAGTGAATTACCAATGTTACCGCCCTGCGCTTTGATAAAAGTATAGGTCATACCACCACCAATAATTAAATGGTCTACGGCATCTAAAATATTTTCGATAACAGTAATTTTAGAAGACACTTTTGCTCCACCTAAAACTGCAGTTACCGGCTTTTCTTTACTATTTAATACTTTATCTAAACTTTTAATTTCCTTAGCTAATAAATATCCAAAGCATTTATCTTCAAAAAACTTAGCCACAATTGTAGTGGAAGCATGCGCTCTATGCGCCGTACCAAAAGCATCGTTTACATAGATATCCCCTAGTTGTGATAATTGCTTAGCAAATTCTTCGTCCCCTGCTTTTTCTTCATCATGGAAACGTAAATTTTCAAGCAAAAGTATTTCCCCAGATTCTAAATCGTCGGCTGCTTTTTTTACTTCAGCACCTACACAATCTTCTACAAATTTTGGTTCTACGCCAATAATTTCAGAAACTTTACTTACGATATTTTTTAAAGAAAATTTAGATTCTTTACCATTAGGACGACCCAAGTGAGACATCAATACAACGCTACCACCATCTTCTAATATTTTTAGAATAGTAGGTTTGGCAGCTTCTATACGATTGGTATCTGTAACTTTTAGATCATCATTAAGTGGCACATTAAAATCCACACGAATTAAAGCCTGTTTATCTTTAAAATTAAAATCGTCTATTGTTTTCATAATTTTGGTTTATTACAAATATAATTTTTTCCGAAGATATAAAAGCGCATATAAATTTTATATTTGCTCATGCTTTTTTCAGAAATCGTTGGATTACCACATATAAAAAATCACCTTACTACTACGGCAGATAACAGCCGTATAGCACACGCGCAATTATTTGTAGGAAGTAGCGGAAGTGGAACCTTACCTATGGCTATTGCTTATGCCCAATATTTGCTTTGTAAAAACACTAATGGGGAAAATGATAATGGCAATGCTTCCTGCAACATGAAATTTAATAATGTTTCGCATCCCGATCTCCATTTTGCATTTCCGGTGGCTACCAATCAAACTATAAAAAGCCATCCAGTTTCTGCAAATTTTATGGAAGACTGGCGAAGCTTTATAAAAAATAATCCCTACGGAAGTTTAACCGATTGGTACGAACATATTGGTATTGAAAACAAGCAGGGACAAATTGGTGTAGATGAAGCGCAGGATATCGTTAAATCTTTATCATTAAAGGCCTACGAGGGTGGATTAAAAGTGATGATTATCTGGAGAGCCGATCGCATGAATATTGCAGCTGCAAATAAATTGCTAAAACTAATTGAAGAGCCGCCAAATAAGACCATTTTTATTTTGATTGCTGAAGATGAGGAGCAAATTATACAGACCATAAAATCCAGATGTCAAACCCTTAACTTCCCTCCTCTTGCAGAAGCTGATATTGCTGAAAAATTGATTGACTTAAATGACATGGATCCTCAGGAGGCTGCATTAATAGCACATCAATCTAACGGCAGTTTTACCAAAGCTTTACACCTTTTACAAAATGATACAGCAGACGACCAATATGAACAATGGTTTATCAATTGGGTGCGCACCGCCTTTAAAGCCAAGGGAAATAAAGCTACGGTTTTAGAATTAATTAGCTGGAGCGAAGAAATTGCCGGGATGGGACGCGAAAAACAAAAGAGCTTTTTGTTGTATTGCCTCGACTTTTTTAGACAAGCGTTAATGATGAATTATAAGGCTGAAAATCTTGTTTTTCTTTCACCAAAAACCAAAGGATTTCAGCTTCAAAAATTTGCTCCTTTTGTTCATGGCAATAATATTTTGCCGATAACAAAAGCACTGGAAGATGCTATTTATCATATCGAGAGAAACGGAAATGCAAAAATAATTTTAACAGATCTTTCTATTAGGCTAACTCGGTTTTTACACATAAAATCTGCTTAAAATGAGGAATATCGATTTTGAAATAGCATTGCTATCAATATTGGTGTTTTTACTCATCACTTTTTTTATGTCTTTTTTTGAGAAGATTAGTGATTATTCGGGTACAAAAGCATATATGCAATCCCACTTCAAAAAGACATTTCTTGCTGGTAAAATTAGTTATATGTTACCAATATTGGTGATTGTAGAGCTTCTAGCCGTTATTTTACTATTATTATCAATTTCAAACTACTTTTTTAGCTTCAGTAGCTTCAATTTCAGTCGATTTGCGCTTATAAGTTGTGCAGTAAGCTTAATGATGCTCCTATTTGGGCAACGTGTTGCGAAAGATTACCAAAGTTCAGCAGGAATCACCATTTATTTTATCCTCGTGGTTATTGGATTTTTCTTGTTAGGGCTACAATAACCGGTAAAATTTACTCTGGCATCAACAATTCTAAGAATGTGTAAAAATAGCAAGATTTTAAACCTTGATTATCGAGCATAAAAAAAGCCCGATTGGAAAAATCGGGCTTTAGAATTTATAAACTGAATAATTTATTCTGCGGAAATAGAATCTGTTTTTCCTTCTGCTGAAGTTTCTGTAGAACCTCCGCCATAAGTTTTATTTAATTCTTCTAAAACTTCATCTGTAATATCTAAACCTTCTTTAGCGTACATGATATTTGCAGATTCATTGCTTCCGAAGATATATGTATAACCATTCTCTTTTCCGTAATCGGCAACAAAATCTTTAACCTTGTCTACAACTTCCTCGATAGCCGAATCGCTATCAGTTCTAAGCTGCTGACCGATCATTTGTTGTTGTTGCTGTAACTGTTGTCCTTTTTGTTGAAGCTCTTGTTCTTTAGCTTGTCTTTGTGAAGCAGACATCGAGCTCATCCCTTGCTGATATTCTTGAACTTCTTTTTGAAATTGTTGTTGTGGCCCGGTGATTAATTGAGTTAATGAATCTCTTCTTGCCTCGAATTTAGATTCTACATCTTTCATTTCTTTGTAATCCTGAATTACACGAGTAGTATCTACATATGCAGTTTTTTCCTGATTACAAGAGATTAGAGAAATTGCGACTGCACCTATGGCGATTATTTTTTTCATCTTCTAAAATTTTAAGTGAAGCAAATGTAAAAAAGTAAAGACGTAAACCTAAGCTGAATTTTATACTTTTTTAACAGGAAATAAGTAAATTAGATAAATTTATAGCTATTCGAGATGATATCAATATTTTTTATCAAAAATGGTTAATTTTAAAGCTATCTAAGCTACGTTCTCATTTTCTTAATCCGTTTACATATTATAACATACTAAATAAGCTTAAAACGGCTCAAAATTGAAAATTTAATACTTTTTAAAGAAATAAACCATAGAGCTATATTCTCCAGTGGATGCTGCGCTTAAATTCGATTTTAAACCATTGAAGAATGCCGAAATTAAATTTTGCTTCCCAGTCTTATGTTTTTCTGAAAGTAGGCTTACATAAAATGAATCAAAGATTAATCCGTTGGAATGAATAAGATCGTATCCATTTTCGAAAAATAATTTTTGAATTCCAGATTTAGAAAAATGCCAAAGATGTCTTGGCACATCATAGGCAGCCCAAAACTCTTTATAAATTTTAGCATCTTTACTTTTAAAATTAGGAACGGCTACAACTAGAATTCCGTCATCTTTCAGCAAACGATTAAATTCTTTAAACTGATGTTCTAAATTTGGTACATGTTCTAAAACATGCCACATAGTAATAACATCGTACTGATCTGAAACTTCTACTAAATCGTTCTTGAGTTCTAGATTC encodes:
- a CDS encoding DNA polymerase III subunit, translated to MLFSEIVGLPHIKNHLTTTADNSRIAHAQLFVGSSGSGTLPMAIAYAQYLLCKNTNGENDNGNASCNMKFNNVSHPDLHFAFPVATNQTIKSHPVSANFMEDWRSFIKNNPYGSLTDWYEHIGIENKQGQIGVDEAQDIVKSLSLKAYEGGLKVMIIWRADRMNIAAANKLLKLIEEPPNKTIFILIAEDEEQIIQTIKSRCQTLNFPPLAEADIAEKLIDLNDMDPQEAALIAHQSNGSFTKALHLLQNDTADDQYEQWFINWVRTAFKAKGNKATVLELISWSEEIAGMGREKQKSFLLYCLDFFRQALMMNYKAENLVFLSPKTKGFQLQKFAPFVHGNNILPITKALEDAIYHIERNGNAKIILTDLSIRLTRFLHIKSA
- a CDS encoding DoxX family protein gives rise to the protein MRNIDFEIALLSILVFLLITFFMSFFEKISDYSGTKAYMQSHFKKTFLAGKISYMLPILVIVELLAVILLLLSISNYFFSFSSFNFSRFALISCAVSLMMLLFGQRVAKDYQSSAGITIYFILVVIGFFLLGLQ
- a CDS encoding class I SAM-dependent methyltransferase, encoding MKQPDFYCKDYLVSGEEYHLEKWKHYDILKTSPVPENLSTYYQSEDYISHTDASKSFTDKLYNTVKSYMLQKKVGWIIKQKKEGKLLDIGAGTGDFLNAASRYFEVDGVEPNEVARKNAALKNLELKNDLVEVSDQYDVITMWHVLEHVPNLEHQFKEFNRLLKDDGILVVAVPNFKSKDAKIYKEFWAAYDVPRHLWHFSKSGIQKLFFENGYDLIHSNGLIFDSFYVSLLSEKHKTGKQNLISAFFNGLKSNLSAASTGEYSSMVYFFKKY
- a CDS encoding OmpH family outer membrane protein, producing the protein MKKIIAIGAVAISLISCNQEKTAYVDTTRVIQDYKEMKDVESKFEARRDSLTQLITGPQQQFQKEVQEYQQGMSSMSASQRQAKEQELQQKGQQLQQQQQMIGQQLRTDSDSAIEEVVDKVKDFVADYGKENGYTYIFGSNESANIMYAKEGLDITDEVLEELNKTYGGGSTETSAEGKTDSISAE
- a CDS encoding phosphoglycerate kinase; the protein is MKTIDDFNFKDKQALIRVDFNVPLNDDLKVTDTNRIEAAKPTILKILEDGGSVVLMSHLGRPNGKESKFSLKNIVSKVSEIIGVEPKFVEDCVGAEVKKAADDLESGEILLLENLRFHDEEKAGDEEFAKQLSQLGDIYVNDAFGTAHRAHASTTIVAKFFEDKCFGYLLAKEIKSLDKVLNSKEKPVTAVLGGAKVSSKITVIENILDAVDHLIIGGGMTYTFIKAQGGNIGNSLVEDDKQELALDILKKAKEKGVQVHLPVDSIIADSFSEQASTQVEAVDNIPDGWMGLDVGPETLKHFANVIAESKIILWNGPLGVFEMETFANGTIELGKAIAEATKNGAFSLVGGGDSVAAVKQFGFDDKVSYVSTGGGAMLEMLEGKSLPGIEAISK